A single window of Mycoplasma bradburyae DNA harbors:
- the rpoC gene encoding DNA-directed RNA polymerase subunit beta', protein MTKKNKTKRIRGLQISIASAEEMRSWSHGEVKKPETINYKSLKPETDGLFDEAIFGPVKDFECACGKYKKIKHRGRTCEKCGVEITEAIVRRERMGHIDLTVPVAHIWMTKELPSPSKISLVLDVSYKEVEEVVYFVNYIVLNPGNSKNPVFKFKEVVDLSGKGSKSARIKLRKVLREIKDKLQKQRAELEKENLQKGKTQKENDQDNKLWFEYKRASEYYNRLKESHLPFSIDEVAKFIETHAGIRLGIGAEAILELLEGVDLQKEYDAINDELKTYSRDLKTEKEDQKVKRALRRLETIRWLKESGIKASNMILQVIPVTPPDTRPIIQLDGARFTTSDINNFYRRIIIRNERLKKIIELKAPSVILNNEKRMLQEVVDALFDNSSRKKPITAKDKRPLKSLTDRLKGKQGLFRQNLLGKRVDYSGRSVIVIGPELKMYEVGIPAPMILKLFKPFIIRELIRRFNDDGQEIKPIAPNIKIAEQMIAQKSERIWEIVEKVIKERPVLLNRAPTLHRLGIQAFEPKIVDGKAIRLHPLVTTAFNADFDGDQMAVHVPISKEAVAEARAIMLASWHILGPKDGKPVATPTQDMVLGNYYLTTEKRDQKGEGLIFSNYDQVVLAYESGRASIHALIGLSTKCMPKKPFEKQGILITTVGKAIMNSIMPEEMPFLNDGDNLLKIDESNIVLPGENFKEKLAKRPIYKPFGKKTVSKIIEILYKNFKLEKVPEILDKIKEFGFKYSTLSSTTISVFDIPRYDDKLKYIKEADQEITRLKHMYQKGLLTDDERYTRVIRLWSEVKDNVSDDIKKIITRPEYKDNSIVVIADSGARGNISNFTQLFGMRGLMSKSYNYDQKIKSQVIRDTIEVPIKHSFIEGLTINEYFNSSYGARKGMTDIAMKTSKSGYMTRKLVDAAQEVIINDSDCNTDKGITVSSIYNSLDGGIVETLAERIVTRYTIDPIYDEKTNEMLVGADCLITSEIAEKIAKANVTKALIRSPIYCQSIKGLCQKCFGNDLTTNDLVQVGTAIGVIAAQSIGEPGTQLTMRTFHTGGTANEGNITQGFERLKQIFDVVSPKEWELAIIAENEGVVESITSDESSRIIRVKTKLEDEEYRVPFDAVIRVEQNQEVYPGMKLTEGSIDIKHLLRVSGIEAVRQYFLEEVQKVYRLQGIEIADKYIEVTIRQLTNKLQVIDVGDSNYFVGQTVDINHFRKEVSNMLIANKRPPVAINQVFGLDEAPSKTGSFLSAASFQDTKKILTDAAVKSQIDYLLGLKENVILGNLIPAGTGFMSSEEIIKAGEEALKKEY, encoded by the coding sequence ATGACTAAAAAAAATAAAACTAAACGCATTCGTGGGTTACAAATCTCAATCGCATCTGCTGAAGAGATGAGATCTTGATCACACGGTGAAGTTAAAAAGCCAGAAACAATCAACTATAAATCATTAAAACCTGAAACAGACGGTTTATTTGATGAAGCAATTTTTGGTCCAGTTAAAGACTTCGAATGTGCTTGTGGTAAGTATAAGAAAATTAAACACCGTGGTCGTACTTGTGAAAAGTGTGGAGTAGAAATTACTGAAGCAATTGTAAGAAGAGAACGTATGGGTCATATCGATCTAACAGTTCCAGTTGCTCACATTTGAATGACTAAAGAACTTCCTTCGCCTTCAAAAATTTCATTAGTTTTAGATGTATCTTACAAAGAAGTTGAAGAGGTAGTTTATTTTGTAAACTATATCGTTTTAAATCCTGGTAACTCAAAAAATCCAGTATTCAAATTTAAAGAAGTTGTCGATCTATCTGGTAAAGGTTCTAAGTCTGCAAGAATTAAATTGCGTAAAGTTTTACGTGAAATTAAAGATAAATTACAAAAACAAAGAGCTGAACTTGAAAAAGAGAATTTACAAAAAGGTAAAACTCAAAAAGAAAACGATCAAGACAACAAACTGTGATTCGAATACAAGAGAGCTTCTGAATACTACAACAGACTGAAAGAATCACACCTACCTTTCTCAATTGATGAAGTAGCTAAATTCATCGAAACTCACGCAGGGATTAGATTAGGAATCGGAGCTGAAGCGATCTTAGAATTACTAGAAGGTGTAGATCTTCAAAAAGAATATGATGCTATTAATGATGAATTAAAAACATATTCTAGAGATCTAAAAACTGAAAAAGAAGATCAAAAAGTAAAAAGAGCATTAAGACGTCTTGAAACAATCAGATGATTAAAAGAATCTGGAATTAAAGCGTCTAATATGATCTTGCAAGTAATTCCGGTTACTCCCCCAGATACAAGACCGATCATTCAATTAGATGGTGCTAGATTCACTACGAGTGATATCAATAATTTTTATAGAAGAATTATTATTCGTAATGAACGTCTAAAGAAGATTATTGAATTAAAAGCTCCTTCTGTAATTCTTAATAATGAAAAGAGAATGTTACAAGAAGTTGTTGATGCTTTATTCGACAATTCTTCAAGAAAAAAACCGATTACTGCTAAAGATAAGCGTCCATTAAAATCATTAACTGATCGCTTAAAAGGTAAACAAGGTTTATTCAGACAAAACCTATTAGGTAAACGTGTAGACTACTCAGGTCGTTCGGTTATTGTAATTGGTCCAGAACTTAAAATGTATGAAGTTGGGATTCCGGCTCCAATGATTTTAAAGTTATTCAAACCATTTATTATACGCGAATTAATTCGCCGTTTTAATGATGACGGACAAGAAATCAAACCAATAGCGCCAAACATTAAGATTGCTGAACAAATGATTGCTCAAAAATCTGAAAGAATTTGGGAAATTGTTGAAAAAGTAATTAAAGAAAGACCTGTATTACTTAACCGTGCTCCAACATTACACAGATTAGGGATTCAAGCATTCGAACCTAAGATTGTTGATGGTAAAGCGATTAGACTACACCCATTAGTAACAACTGCTTTTAACGCTGACTTTGACGGTGACCAGATGGCTGTTCACGTACCAATTTCAAAAGAAGCTGTAGCTGAAGCTAGAGCTATTATGTTAGCTTCTTGACATATCTTAGGTCCTAAGGATGGTAAACCAGTTGCTACTCCTACTCAAGATATGGTGTTAGGTAATTACTACTTAACAACTGAAAAACGTGATCAAAAAGGTGAAGGCTTAATTTTCTCTAACTATGATCAGGTAGTTTTAGCTTACGAATCTGGTAGAGCTTCAATCCATGCATTAATTGGTTTGTCAACTAAATGCATGCCTAAAAAACCATTTGAAAAACAAGGTATTTTAATTACTACAGTTGGTAAGGCAATTATGAACTCAATCATGCCTGAAGAAATGCCTTTCTTAAATGATGGTGATAATCTACTTAAAATTGATGAATCAAACATCGTTTTACCAGGTGAAAATTTCAAGGAAAAACTAGCTAAACGTCCGATTTACAAACCATTTGGCAAAAAGACTGTATCTAAGATTATTGAAATTCTTTATAAGAATTTCAAATTGGAAAAAGTTCCTGAAATTCTTGATAAAATTAAGGAATTTGGTTTCAAATACTCAACATTATCATCAACCACAATTTCAGTATTTGATATTCCAAGATATGACGATAAACTAAAATACATTAAAGAAGCTGATCAAGAAATCACTCGTTTAAAACATATGTATCAAAAAGGTTTATTAACCGATGATGAAAGATATACAAGAGTAATTCGTCTATGATCTGAAGTTAAGGATAATGTATCAGATGATATTAAGAAGATTATTACTAGACCAGAATATAAAGATAACTCAATTGTAGTTATCGCTGACTCTGGAGCTCGTGGTAATATCTCAAACTTCACCCAATTATTCGGGATGCGTGGTCTGATGTCTAAATCATATAACTATGACCAAAAGATTAAATCTCAAGTAATTCGTGATACTATTGAAGTTCCGATTAAACACTCGTTTATAGAAGGTTTAACAATTAATGAATACTTCAACTCATCATATGGTGCGAGAAAAGGTATGACCGATATTGCGATGAAAACATCTAAATCAGGTTATATGACTCGTAAGTTAGTTGATGCTGCTCAAGAAGTTATTATTAATGATTCTGACTGTAACACTGATAAAGGTATTACTGTATCATCAATCTATAATTCACTTGATGGTGGTATTGTTGAAACATTAGCTGAAAGAATAGTTACTCGTTACACAATCGACCCTATTTATGATGAAAAAACTAACGAAATGTTAGTAGGTGCTGATTGTTTAATTACTAGTGAAATTGCTGAAAAAATCGCTAAAGCAAATGTTACAAAAGCATTAATTCGTTCTCCTATTTATTGTCAATCAATAAAAGGATTATGTCAAAAATGTTTCGGTAACGACTTGACAACTAATGATTTAGTTCAAGTAGGTACAGCTATTGGGGTAATAGCAGCTCAATCAATCGGTGAACCTGGTACTCAATTAACAATGAGAACGTTCCATACCGGTGGTACTGCGAATGAAGGTAACATTACTCAAGGTTTTGAAAGATTAAAACAAATCTTTGATGTTGTATCTCCTAAAGAATGGGAATTAGCAATTATTGCTGAAAATGAAGGTGTAGTAGAATCAATAACTTCTGACGAATCTTCAAGAATCATTCGCGTTAAAACAAAACTTGAAGACGAAGAATACCGCGTTCCGTTTGACGCAGTGATCCGTGTAGAACAAAATCAAGAAGTATATCCTGGAATGAAACTAACTGAAGGATCAATTGATATTAAACATCTATTAAGAGTTTCAGGTATTGAAGCGGTGAGACAATACTTTTTAGAAGAAGTTCAAAAAGTATACCGTTTACAAGGTATTGAAATTGCTGATAAATACATCGAAGTAACTATTAGACAATTAACAAATAAATTGCAAGTAATTGATGTCGGAGATTCTAATTACTTTGTTGGTCAAACTGTTGATATCAACCACTTTAGAAAAGAAGTTAGTAACATGTTAATTGCTAACAAACGTCCTCCTGTTGCGATTAATCAAGTGTTCGGTTTAGATGAAGCACCTTCTAAAACAGGTTCATTCTTATCAGCAGCTTCATTCCAAGATACTAAGAAAATCTTGACAGACGCAGCTGTTAAGAGTCAAATTGACTATTTACTAGGTCTTAAAGAAAATGTTATTTTAGGTAACTTAATTCCAGCTGGTACAGGCTTTATGTCGTCTGAAGAGATTATTAAAGCTGGAGAAGAAGCTCTTAAAAAAGAATATTAG
- a CDS encoding P116 family lipid acquisition surface protein yields MNKKAKLIVSFGLSMSLIGSVALGAGITLYQKHTQAKNKDQSEEISPDQPITSIQTNGTIDDKITQEASYKAVETNESALNLINKSELAHNTDLYLASHSIQPELDSLAARKVNRSNKKIIEADVSSYFIDLFNRNDKKFSVYKNLLLVKTAGSSEYLSVSISASYYIKNDSEKQREVWINNRKFSINSKTTLELLVYTDKNPSFLKKATVFLDDNNRLNWSMDRVYFTLRSIDGSYTENWSLDNLVFNKNNPSLNVNLRNIKRGYTEYDAIKNFVGENKKLNASLNESILKDSLRRNYEDQFNLAKQYAGYIYHISKWMIQNRSEPFNVSKFIVDNASTISEVLIYTLEQTLKNDKVKILKSLIYDLLTSSSANNKSKTLFRIVLDYKDRIINFLSESNLVNITPYRSLIDNFFNSITETNPKRAENELRDKIIDFLPTIKELIKEDSPFAPYLDLLSKILKSPKPYFIDSIIKDPVVFNVILDFAYNSFSSSLDIRLKEAFDLSKQAIYSLLMDNNTKSFNDILINFFNNDFQVIFAILNFFNIKIDINNPATKFLFDNFVFNNDSLKDQKGLENVVSILSDLIELISPENLSKITFIPLNNNQTNRIEFISTFDELKIANLSYGYSLNFNNLAIKNSTIKKIINLIPTSATFQSFIDRYVTQAAINDAADKAVEEAKKASGLGVAIYGNQNLKNEVVRNINTLKDQLAKTNIKQLVTELLFGKLNFDDEGDFINLNGSIDISIKGNNIQVLPYYEQNNGKTLFNYQLLGITKEINLANLVNNSQLIKDNYENSNQVIQYQNLSKKLFAVTRSFFNSLKETLNHQPIRIIDNLVLDFSNKIYLDQSIETNKIVKNAYDPKLLIRDQTTKPGLEISKQDATANWNTTDNNNIIIDQQLSNKFNNLIHPIGIQNRYLIKSIKPFSTGELKASLGLNFNLTVILFPVTIPLNLKIGIEQRILSYDLIAPYNVADDLDNNNVVFVNKVSKHWENTLFKIGA; encoded by the coding sequence ATGAACAAAAAAGCAAAGCTGATCGTCTCTTTTGGACTTAGTATGTCTTTAATTGGTTCAGTCGCTCTAGGTGCAGGGATCACTCTTTATCAAAAACATACTCAAGCAAAAAACAAAGATCAAAGCGAAGAAATAAGTCCAGATCAACCAATCACTTCGATTCAAACAAATGGTACAATCGACGATAAGATAACTCAAGAAGCAAGCTATAAGGCAGTTGAAACTAATGAATCTGCTTTGAATTTAATTAACAAAAGCGAATTAGCTCATAATACTGATCTGTATTTAGCTAGTCATAGTATTCAACCTGAATTAGATAGTCTAGCTGCTCGAAAAGTAAATAGGTCAAATAAAAAGATCATTGAGGCTGATGTTTCAAGCTATTTTATTGATTTATTCAATCGAAATGACAAAAAATTTAGTGTTTATAAAAATTTATTGTTAGTTAAAACTGCTGGTAGTTCAGAATACTTATCAGTATCAATTAGCGCTTCTTATTACATTAAGAACGATTCAGAAAAACAAAGAGAAGTTTGAATTAATAACAGAAAATTCAGTATTAATTCAAAAACAACACTTGAGCTTTTAGTTTATACAGATAAAAACCCTTCTTTCTTAAAAAAAGCAACAGTTTTTTTAGATGATAACAACCGACTTAATTGATCGATGGATCGCGTTTATTTCACATTAAGATCAATCGATGGTAGCTATACCGAAAATTGAAGCCTAGATAACTTAGTGTTTAATAAAAACAATCCATCATTAAATGTTAATCTAAGAAATATCAAACGCGGATATACTGAATATGATGCTATTAAAAATTTTGTTGGTGAAAATAAGAAGCTTAATGCTAGTCTTAATGAAAGTATTTTAAAAGATTCATTAAGAAGAAATTATGAAGATCAATTCAATTTAGCTAAACAATATGCAGGATATATCTATCACATAAGTAAGTGAATGATCCAAAATCGTTCAGAACCATTTAATGTTTCCAAATTTATTGTTGATAATGCAAGTACTATTAGTGAAGTATTAATTTATACTCTAGAACAAACACTAAAGAATGACAAAGTTAAAATTCTTAAATCGTTGATTTATGATTTATTAACTTCTTCTTCAGCAAACAATAAATCAAAAACCTTATTCCGAATCGTTCTTGATTATAAAGATCGTATTATTAATTTCTTATCAGAATCTAATTTAGTTAATATCACTCCGTATAGAAGTTTGATTGATAACTTTTTTAATTCAATTACTGAAACCAATCCTAAGCGCGCTGAGAACGAATTAAGAGATAAAATTATCGATTTCTTACCAACAATTAAAGAATTAATCAAAGAAGATAGCCCCTTTGCGCCATACTTAGATTTATTATCAAAAATTTTAAAAAGTCCAAAACCTTATTTTATCGATTCGATTATAAAAGATCCAGTTGTCTTTAACGTAATTTTAGATTTTGCTTATAATAGTTTTTCTTCAAGTTTAGACATTAGGTTAAAAGAAGCTTTTGATTTAAGTAAACAAGCAATATATTCATTATTAATGGATAATAATACAAAATCTTTCAACGATATTTTAATAAACTTTTTTAATAACGATTTTCAAGTTATTTTTGCGATTCTAAACTTTTTTAATATCAAGATTGATATAAATAATCCAGCAACTAAATTTTTATTTGATAACTTTGTATTTAATAATGATTCATTAAAAGATCAAAAAGGATTAGAAAATGTCGTTTCGATTTTAAGTGATCTAATTGAATTGATAAGTCCAGAAAATTTAAGTAAGATTACTTTTATTCCGCTTAATAACAACCAAACTAATAGAATTGAATTCATTTCAACTTTTGATGAATTAAAGATTGCGAACTTAAGTTATGGTTATTCGTTGAATTTTAATAATTTAGCAATTAAAAATTCAACAATTAAAAAGATTATAAACTTAATTCCAACATCAGCAACATTCCAAAGTTTCATTGATCGCTATGTTACTCAAGCAGCAATCAATGACGCAGCAGATAAAGCTGTTGAAGAAGCTAAAAAAGCTAGTGGATTAGGAGTTGCTATTTATGGTAATCAAAACCTTAAGAATGAGGTTGTTCGAAATATCAATACCCTTAAAGATCAACTTGCTAAAACTAATATAAAACAATTAGTTACCGAACTTTTATTCGGTAAGTTAAATTTTGATGATGAAGGTGATTTTATCAATCTTAATGGATCGATTGATATTTCTATCAAAGGTAATAATATCCAAGTTTTACCTTATTACGAACAAAATAATGGTAAGACGTTATTCAATTATCAATTACTAGGTATTACTAAAGAAATTAATTTAGCCAACCTAGTTAATAATTCGCAATTAATTAAAGATAATTACGAGAATTCTAATCAAGTAATTCAATACCAAAATTTATCAAAGAAATTATTTGCTGTTACTCGATCATTCTTCAATTCACTTAAAGAAACTTTAAATCATCAACCTATAAGAATTATCGATAATTTAGTATTAGATTTTAGTAACAAGATTTATCTTGATCAATCAATTGAAACGAATAAGATAGTTAAAAATGCTTATGATCCTAAGTTGTTAATTCGTGACCAAACTACAAAACCTGGTTTAGAGATTTCTAAACAAGATGCTACAGCTAATTGAAATACAACAGACAATAACAACATTATCATTGATCAACAATTATCTAATAAATTTAATAACTTAATTCATCCGATTGGTATTCAAAATCGATACTTAATTAAATCGATCAAACCTTTCAGTACAGGAGAATTGAAAGCTTCATTAGGTTTGAATTTTAATCTTACTGTGATATTATTCCCTGTGACAATTCCATTAAACTTAAAGATTGGTATTGAACAAAGAATTTTATCTTATGATTTAATTGCTCCATACAATGTAGCTGACGATCTTGACAATAACAATGTGGTGTTTGTTAATAAAGTTTCTAAACATTGAGAAAATACATTGTTTAAAATTGGTGCTTAA
- a CDS encoding P116 family lipid acquisition surface protein has protein sequence MNRPNKNKKNKTELIPVKGIDLDDLLSEEISVLDRFDNKNKKPQLLLEDSKSKQEDKKNKSLSLVKKTKKPKVKLVTDPRILKKRSKFLTIGVSLIGFGIAGPLLSFAILKQVDKKNQESSNIKRKDNTIDTLKPTEPKFKFDDSLPKFYNSYLVNKRSEVNGVSLTNKTNPVNLPIESYQIHGKLIELLTNQVKFNYSWLYSDIAYFIRKTYDNNSAFFTPVGINKVNITKSSDNNPLHVNINGQFTFRNQSDQARTFVFWYFNKKYEQLIDGNAEVSLSFQTQSSSNDVNPLTQPNYIGTVDSGNLAPGYGYINAVVTKDLFYNYYLNWNVSNLKLEINNNSYQFANFIFNNNVPSMNVILTRTAPGKNPYEAANDLVGKNKLLNRDLTPSQLSKNLKSYFRDKYFSQLETFKLIHDIIQWLIDNKDSNKKAYQLLSDKAASFARLFSFHFSGLNISYADQRNAIEKLIVDALTSNTTIPGSKNVYEVLYDNINAFKLILNTYFLDISAYENIFDSLTKDIHSAFDFYQRFYETIPILRKLISNYPTKIKYFNIIERILGYRDDAGNLIPTPKFETYLVNIVFESKNLFNDIYDQLLNIVNGKFGGTSDEASANNYNDQNNQIANSFPPLFKYIFIKKRDTFIKLITQSTNYFDELITLFSANNFDFLFGILDTFGLNIKNIDTFLKTSLDIILFKNPELLSREKLKAKILNLFTWIARSLEQQNINKIKFNYYKPENLENLELIETENSLKVKKLDVGFKFEINEFDIPYGLLSAVFDFLPNIKIIDFLKFLVDDKRYAELKEKAFQQAIKDGYKDLLSAAGVLSFKWVGDPAKNFFSEVFDNIWNNQVISGIRDNGRTIRDLANEIFSGTNNNNPNSSIITFKGVGYLKWYGENVDVLPYFKVLPSNTNETQIAYQLYNVDFENDFRDIYQKIELHFPKYQYNRPSIPFSDISKKVYESIFNTVQDTLNLSINRKYKAKTRIVLPGDTGIKANLILDETNPYEHVALFTYNANLSIVNNFDRSSEQIKRRIREQVLRITNRRSHKKGLLRDPDTLETRIDDESLKLLDSLIEVKGVDKKWIVRASRSLSTISKPNELNLSTNFTYGAITKKVPIDVAYEAFLTSFSYRVMVPYPILDMTNPNAPTFKLKAEISHLIFSIELFGVGE, from the coding sequence ATGAATCGACCAAATAAAAATAAGAAAAACAAAACCGAATTAATTCCTGTAAAAGGGATAGATTTAGACGACTTATTATCAGAAGAAATATCAGTTTTAGATAGATTTGATAATAAAAATAAAAAACCTCAATTATTGTTGGAAGATTCTAAATCAAAACAAGAAGATAAAAAAAATAAATCGTTATCTTTAGTTAAAAAAACAAAAAAACCTAAAGTTAAATTAGTTACTGATCCAAGAATATTAAAAAAAAGATCAAAGTTTTTAACAATTGGTGTAAGTTTAATTGGTTTTGGGATAGCAGGGCCACTGTTGTCGTTTGCTATCTTAAAACAAGTTGATAAAAAAAATCAAGAATCTAGTAACATTAAAAGAAAAGATAACACAATTGATACACTTAAACCGACTGAACCAAAATTTAAATTTGATGATAGTTTACCTAAATTTTATAATTCATATCTAGTTAATAAACGTTCAGAAGTTAATGGTGTTAGTCTTACTAATAAAACTAACCCAGTTAATTTACCGATTGAATCTTACCAGATTCACGGTAAATTAATTGAATTATTAACCAACCAAGTTAAGTTTAATTACTCTTGATTATATTCAGATATTGCTTATTTCATAAGAAAAACTTATGATAATAATTCTGCGTTCTTTACACCTGTTGGCATTAATAAAGTTAATATCACCAAATCGTCTGATAACAACCCGCTACATGTTAATATTAATGGGCAATTTACTTTTAGAAATCAATCAGATCAAGCAAGAACTTTTGTTTTTTGATACTTTAATAAAAAATATGAACAACTAATTGATGGAAACGCAGAAGTATCATTGAGTTTTCAAACACAAAGCTCATCTAATGATGTTAATCCATTAACTCAACCTAACTATATTGGTACGGTTGATTCAGGTAATTTAGCTCCTGGTTATGGTTATATTAATGCTGTAGTTACTAAAGATTTGTTTTATAACTACTATTTAAATTGAAATGTTTCTAACCTAAAATTAGAAATTAATAATAATAGCTATCAATTTGCTAACTTCATATTTAATAATAATGTTCCGTCAATGAACGTTATATTAACAAGAACAGCTCCTGGTAAGAACCCATACGAGGCTGCTAATGATTTAGTTGGAAAAAATAAATTATTGAATCGCGATCTGACTCCAAGTCAGTTATCTAAAAATCTTAAATCTTATTTTAGAGATAAATACTTTAGTCAGTTAGAAACTTTTAAATTAATCCATGATATTATCCAATGATTAATTGATAATAAAGATAGTAATAAAAAAGCTTATCAATTATTATCAGATAAGGCCGCTTCTTTTGCACGTTTATTTAGTTTCCATTTTTCTGGGCTGAATATTAGTTATGCTGATCAAAGAAATGCAATTGAGAAGTTGATTGTTGATGCATTAACTTCAAACACTACCATCCCGGGATCTAAGAATGTTTATGAAGTTTTATATGACAATATAAATGCTTTTAAATTAATTCTTAATACTTATTTCTTAGATATCTCAGCATATGAAAATATCTTTGATTCTTTAACTAAAGATATTCATTCTGCTTTTGACTTTTATCAAAGATTCTATGAAACTATTCCTATTTTAAGAAAGCTGATTTCGAACTATCCAACTAAAATTAAATATTTCAATATTATTGAAAGAATTTTAGGTTACCGTGATGACGCAGGAAATTTAATTCCTACACCAAAATTTGAGACTTATTTAGTTAATATTGTTTTTGAATCAAAGAATTTATTTAATGATATTTATGATCAATTATTAAATATTGTTAATGGTAAATTTGGTGGTACGAGTGATGAAGCTAGCGCTAATAATTACAATGATCAAAACAATCAGATTGCTAATAGTTTCCCTCCTTTATTCAAATACATATTCATAAAAAAACGAGATACTTTTATCAAATTAATAACTCAATCTACTAACTATTTTGATGAATTAATTACGTTATTTTCAGCGAACAATTTCGATTTTTTATTTGGTATTTTAGATACATTTGGTTTAAATATCAAAAATATTGATACATTCCTAAAAACATCCTTAGATATAATTTTATTTAAAAATCCAGAGTTATTATCTCGCGAAAAACTGAAAGCAAAAATTCTCAACTTATTCACTTGAATTGCTCGTTCTCTAGAACAACAAAACATTAATAAAATTAAGTTTAATTATTACAAACCTGAGAATTTAGAAAACCTAGAATTAATAGAAACAGAAAATAGTCTAAAAGTTAAGAAATTAGACGTTGGATTCAAATTTGAAATTAATGAATTTGATATCCCTTATGGTTTGCTATCAGCGGTATTTGATTTTCTACCTAATATTAAAATTATTGATTTTTTGAAGTTTCTAGTTGATGATAAAAGATATGCTGAATTAAAAGAAAAGGCGTTCCAACAAGCAATTAAAGATGGATATAAAGATCTTTTATCAGCAGCTGGTGTTTTATCGTTTAAATGGGTTGGTGATCCTGCTAAAAATTTCTTTTCAGAAGTTTTTGATAATATTTGAAATAACCAAGTGATCAGCGGGATTAGAGATAATGGAAGAACGATTAGAGATCTAGCTAATGAAATTTTTTCAGGAACTAACAATAATAATCCTAATAGTTCAATTATCACTTTTAAAGGTGTCGGTTATTTAAAATGATATGGTGAAAATGTTGATGTACTACCTTATTTTAAGGTATTACCTTCAAACACTAATGAAACACAGATAGCTTATCAGCTATACAATGTTGATTTTGAAAATGATTTTAGGGATATTTATCAAAAAATAGAACTACATTTCCCTAAATATCAATACAACAGACCGTCAATACCGTTTAGTGATATATCTAAAAAAGTATATGAATCAATTTTTAATACCGTTCAAGACACTTTAAATTTATCAATTAACCGTAAGTATAAAGCTAAAACAAGAATTGTTTTACCAGGTGATACTGGTATTAAAGCTAATCTAATTCTTGATGAAACCAATCCTTATGAGCATGTAGCTTTATTTACTTATAATGCTAATTTGTCGATTGTTAATAATTTTGATAGATCGAGCGAACAAATTAAACGTAGAATTCGTGAACAAGTATTAAGAATCACTAATCGTCGATCACACAAAAAAGGCCTTTTACGCGATCCTGATACTCTTGAAACAAGAATCGATGATGAATCTTTAAAATTATTAGATTCATTAATTGAAGTAAAAGGTGTCGATAAAAAATGAATTGTTCGAGCTAGTCGTTCGTTAAGTACGATATCAAAACCTAACGAATTAAATTTATCAACTAATTTTACTTATGGTGCAATTACTAAAAAAGTTCCCATTGATGTTGCTTATGAAGCATTCTTGACCTCATTTTCTTACCGAGTGATGGTGCCATATCCGATTCTTGATATGACCAATCCAAATGCTCCTACATTTAAATTAAAAGCTGAAATTAGTCACTTAATTTTTAGTATTGAATTATTCGGTGTAGGTGAATAA